The proteins below come from a single Methanobacterium formicicum DSM 3637 genomic window:
- a CDS encoding isochorismatase family protein: MIDLKDKKLDLLTDKNSVLVLVDYQPSMIKSIASGDKTLIKNAAIGAAKAAKILDVPVVLSTINPGQNGDFFPEITRLFPDQEVFSREILSFDAFEDEKTWNAVRATGREKLVISGLWTSMCFTYTTLHGLKEGHQVYGLIDAAGDSTPDAHEYGVQRMLQAGVIPITLESLVSEWMHDWENPKAGELVKEVYSKYGAMIGL; encoded by the coding sequence TTGATAGATTTAAAAGATAAAAAATTGGATTTGTTAACCGATAAAAACAGTGTTCTAGTTTTAGTTGACTACCAGCCATCCATGATTAAAAGCATAGCTTCCGGAGATAAAACTCTGATTAAAAATGCTGCAATTGGCGCTGCAAAGGCAGCGAAGATCTTGGACGTTCCAGTGGTTTTATCTACCATTAATCCCGGACAAAATGGGGATTTTTTCCCAGAAATTACGAGATTATTCCCGGACCAGGAAGTATTTTCCAGGGAAATACTAAGTTTTGATGCATTTGAAGATGAGAAAACCTGGAATGCTGTCAGGGCTACGGGTAGAGAAAAGCTAGTAATTTCAGGATTATGGACCAGCATGTGCTTTACATATACAACCCTGCATGGTTTAAAGGAAGGACACCAAGTTTATGGTTTAATTGATGCTGCAGGTGATTCTACACCAGATGCTCATGAGTATGGTGTCCAGAGAATGCTGCAGGCAGGGGTTATTCCCATTACTTTAGAGTCCCTGGTATCAGAGTGGATGCATGACTGGGAAAACCCAAAAGCTGGAGAGCTAGTCAAAGAAGTTTACTCTAAATACGGGGCAATGATCGGACTTTAA
- a CDS encoding DUF2769 domain-containing protein, protein MSVYNECLKTKEELLFCSRGSTKCEFEKWGCKCVRCPVALEYNLVGLFYCEKGAETK, encoded by the coding sequence ATGTCAGTTTACAATGAATGTTTAAAAACAAAAGAAGAATTACTTTTTTGCTCTAGAGGAAGCACCAAATGTGAATTTGAAAAATGGGGATGTAAATGTGTAAGATGCCCGGTAGCACTGGAATACAACTTAGTTGGACTGTTTTACTGTGAAAAAG